Genomic window (Pseudomonas sp. L5B5):
TTTCGCGATGCGGCCTACAGCCAGAGCCTGGGCATCGGCCAGAGCGTGGCGGTGGCCTACAGCGATGCCAATAACATCAGCCTGCCGATCTACGGACAGGTGCAGTTGCCGGGCAACCAGCCTGGGGGGACATACAGCGACGTGCTGCAGGTGCAGCTGTCGTGGTGATGGGGCGATTCAACGACCGGCCGGCAGGCGGACAAGGAGTGGCAGGATGCGTTTATCTGTAGGGGGCCTGCGGGTCTGGATTTACCTGATGATGGCGGGGGTGTGCAGCAGCGTGCCCGGGGCCTGGGCCGCCAGTTCGGTGCTGATCTGGCCCATCGATCCGGTGCTGGAGGCCGACCAGCAAGCCAGCGCGCTGTGGCTGGAAAACCGCGGCAGCGAGACGGCCAACCTGCAGATCCGGGTATTTGCCTGGAGCCAGAGCGGTTATGTCGACCAGTACCAGAATCAGCGTGATGTGATCGGCAGTCCGCCGGTGGCGAAGATCGAACCCGGGCAAAAGCAGCTGGTACGCCTGACCCGCACCCGGGAGATTCCGCCGGGGCAGGAGTTGGCGTACCGCATCATCATCGACGAGATTCCTTCCGCCACCCCTGCGACCTCCGGCGGGGAGGACAAGAGCGTGGCCGCCATCCGCTTCCAGATGCGTTATTCGGTGCCGCTGTTCGCCTATGGCGCAGGGTTGTGGAGCAAGGAGGACACCACACGCCCCCGCGACCCCAAGAGTATCGGCGTGCCGGACCTGAGCTGGCGCAAGGTGGCGGCGGACGGCAAGACCTTCGTCGAGTTGCGCAACCAGGGGGCCGTGCATGCCCGGCTCACCGATGTCGCGTTCAAGCAGGGCGGACAGACCCGGCCACTGGCGCCGGGCCTGCTGGGTTATGTACTGCCCGGGGCCGTGATGCGCTGGCCGGTGGCCGAGTCGCTGGCGGCCGAGTCGAGCCTGCTGTTGCGGGTCAATGGGGCGCCGCAGGTCCAGGACCTGGCGCCTTCGCGCTGAGCCACATTCGGATCAGCACCGCCTGAAGGAGGGCGGTGGGGGGAAGTACGGGCGGACGAGGGCGAAGGAGTGTCCGTCCAGGGATGGAGATGTCCATAGATGGACTTGAACCCGCCATGAGCCAGGAACCGGCTCGTCGTTCCCGGCGCTTGCAAGGCGCGCTGGTCGGCCTGTGGGGCTTGCTGCTCGGCGCCGGCCTGCAGGCCGGCGAGCTGCCACCGCCGCCCAGCAGCCTGGAGGCGGTGGCTGACGCCCAGCTGTACCTGGAATTGGTGATCAACCAGATGAACACCGGCAAGGTGGTGGCGGTGCAGCAGCGTGCGGGACGCTTGGCCGTGGCCGCCCAGGCCCTTGAGGAAAATGGTATCAAGTTGCCGACCGGGCAGGCCGGCGAGGTGGACCTGGACGGCGTCCCGGGCTTGCACAGCCAGTACGACAGCCAGGGCCAGCGGCTGCTGCTGGAAGTCCCGTCGGACTGGCTGCCGGAGCAGTTCATCGGCAGCCGCCAGGCCTATCCACGCACTCCCGCCCTGAGCAGCTTCGGTGCGCTGCTCAACTATGACCTGTACCTCAACGACACCGATGACGGGGGCACCTACCTGGCGGCGGGGAACGAGCTGCGGCTGTTCGACACCTGGGGCACGCTGTCCAGCAGCGGGCAATACCGGCGGACAATTTCCGGCAGCCAGGGCGCCTCCCTGAACAATGGCTACCGGCGCTACGACACCACCTGGCGTTTCTCGGACGACGAGCGCCTGCTGACCTACGAAGCCGGCGACCTGGTCAGTGGCGCCTTGCCCTGGAGCAGCTCGGTGCGCCTGGGCGGGGTCCAGCTGTCCCGGGACTTCGCCGTGCGCCCGGACCTGGTGACCTATCCCTTGCCCCAGTTCGCCGGGCAAGCCGCGGTGCCCAGCTCGGTGGACTTGTTCATCAACGGCTACAAATCCAGCAGCGCCGAGCTGCAGCCCGGCCCCTACACCCTGACCAACATCCCCTTCATCAACGGCGCCGGCGAAGCGGTGGTGGTCACCACCGACGCCCTGGGGCGGCAGGTCTCCACCACGGTGCCGTTCTATGTCACCAGCAGCCTGTTGCAACAGGGCCTGACGGACTTCTCGGTGGCCGCTGGCACCTTGCGCCGCGACTACACGCTGCGCGACTTCGGCTACGGTCCCGGCGTGACTTCCGCCAGCTTGCGCCATGGCCTCAATGACAGCCTGACCCTGGAAAGCCATGCCGAGGCCTCGCAGTCCCTGGCCCTGGGCGGGCTTGGTGGCAACCTGCGGCTGGGGCAGTTCGGCGTGCTCAATACCGCGTTCAGCCAGAGCCGCTTCGATGGCAATGGCGGCCAGCAATTGAGCGTCGGCTACCAGTACAGTAGCCAGCGCTACAGCTTGTCCTACCAGCGTGTGCAGCGTCGCGACCAATATGCCGACCTGACCGTGGTGGACAGCCCCTACACCAGCCTCAGCCGGCGCAGCGAACAGCTGACCCTGAGCCTCAACCTGGAGCGCTTCGGCAGCCTGGGGGCCGGCTACTTCGACGTGCGCGCCGCGGATTCGACTCGCACCCGGCTGTTGAACCTGACCTGGAGCAAGCCGCTGTGGCGCAGCAGCAGCTTCTACCTCTCGGCCAACCGGGAGATCGGCGACAGCCAGTGGGCGATGCAGGCGCAGCTGGTGGTGCCCTTCGATCTGCATGGCAGCCTGAGCCTGAGCAACGAGCGCAGCAAGGCCGGGGAAAATCGCCAGCGGGTCAATTTCAGCCGGTCGGTGCCGCTGGAGGGCGGGCTGGGCTACAACCTGGGTTACGCCACCGGTGATGGCCCGGATTACCGCCAGGCCGATGTCACCTGGCGCCTGCAGTCGGTGCGCCTGCAAGCCGGGGTCTACGGCACGAGCGAGGCCGAGACGCGCTGGGCCGACGCCAGTGGTTCACTGGTGTGGATGGACCACCAGGTGTTCGCTGCCAACCGGATCGACGACGCCTTCGTGGTGGTCAGCACCGCAGGCTACAAGGACATTCCGGTGCGCTATGAAAACCAGCTGGTGGGCCAGACCGACAAGAACGGCCATCTGCTGGTGCCCTGGAGCAGCGCCTACTACCGCGGCAAGTACGAGATCGATCCGCTGAACCTGCCGGCCAACGTGCAGAGCCCGAATGTGGAGCAGCGGGTGGCGGTGCGTCGTGGCAGCGGTTACCTGCTGGAGTTCCCGCTGACCCGGGTGATTGCCGCGAGCATTGTCCTGGTGGACGCCCAGCAGCGCGAACTGCCCCTGGGCAGCACCGTCACCCACCAACAGAGTGGGGCGCGGGCAGTGGTGGGCTGGGACGGGCTGGTGTACCTGGAGAACCTCTCGGCCCACAACAGCCTGGCGGTGAGCCTGGCCGATGGCAGCCGTTGCCAGGCGCAATTCGATATCGACCTGCAACAACAGCAGATACCGCTGGTGGGCCCGCTGGTGTGTCAGTAGCCGAGTGAGCGGTAGCTAAAGGAGAGCGACGCATGAATGGACTCAAGGCCCGCCGGGGCATGACATGGGGGCAGCGACTGCTGGGGCTGCTGGCGTGCCTGCTGGCCTCGTCGGCCCAGGCCCTGTGCTCGACCGTCAGCACCACGCCAGCGGGGTTCGGCACGGTCAGCTCGATCCTGGTGCGCACTACGTCGCAGCCGGCGTCCACCACCAATGCCGGGCTCAGGTGCACCGGTTCGCTGTTGTCGCTGCTGGCCACCAACGACCATTTCTACGCCACCATCACCTCCTCGACCAGCGGCCTGGTCGGGCCTACCGGCGACATCATCAACTACACCCTGTATGCCAACAACAGCACCAGCTACCCCATTGCCCGGGGCGTCGCCTTCGATTTCGCGCGCAACTCGATCATCGACCTGCTGGGGTTGCTGGGCAGCCCCACGGTGGCCAAGACGGTGCCCATCTACCTGGGGACGCTCACCGGCAGCAACGTCGCGGCCGGGGTCTACACCGAGAACCTGAGCATCCTCTGGAGCTGGAACTATTGCTCCGGGATCGCTGCCTTGGGTATCTGCCTGGGCCGGGATATCGGCAGCGGCACCCAGAGCCTCACCGTGACCCTGACGGTCGCCAACGATTGCGTGATCACCGCGCCGAACATCAGCTTCGGCAGTGCGCCGGTGATCAGCGCCTTTGCCACGGTCAGCGGGCAGACCATCAACCTGGCCTGCACCAAGGGCAGTGCCTACACCGTGGGCCTGAACGATGGCCAGAATCCGCTGGGCGTGAGTGGTCGGCGGCGCATGGTGTCTGGTGGCAACTACCTGGCCTACGACATCTTCAAGAGTGCCGGGACCACCCGCTGGGGCAGCGTCGGCAGTGACCGACGCTCCAGCACCGATGCCGAGGTCAACCCCGGCAACGGCCTGGGCACCGGTAGCCAGGTCTTCAATTACAACGCCAGGATCTACACCGACCAGGCCACGCCGCCGGCCGGGACCTACCTGGACAACGTGGTGCTGGATGTGGGGTTCTGAACATCAGGCGCTTTCCAGCGGGCAGGGATTGCTGGCGCGTGGACGCTCCGGGATCAGGCTCCACCACCAGTAGCCCAGCGCCACGGCGTTGATGCTCGCGCCCAGCAGGCAGACACCGGTCCAGCCGGCCCAGGCATAGAGGCTGGTGGCGGCGATGGAACCTGCAGCGCTGCCGATGGAGTAGAACAGCATGTAGCCGGCGGCCAGGCGGCTCTGGGCTTCGGGGCGCACGCTGTAGATCAGGCTCTGGCTGGTGACGTGCACGGCCTGCAGGCCAAGGTCCAGGCCGATCACGCCGAGCAGCAGGGCCCAGAGTGACCACTGGGTGAAGGCGATGGGCAACCAGCACAACAGCATCAGGCCCAAGGCCAGGCCGCTGGTCCACTGGCCCAGGCCGCGATCGGCCAGGTAGCCGGCGCGCGCCGCGCCCAGGGCACCGGCAGCCCCGGCCAGGCCGAACAGGCCGATCTCGGTGTGGCTGAGCGACAGGGGTGGGGCACTCAGGGGGAGCACCAGCGGGGTCCAGAGGGTGGTGGCAGCTGCAAAGATCAACATAGCCAGGACGGCCCGGTCGCGCAGGATCTTCTCTTCCTTGAACAATTGCAGCAATGAGCCCAACAGCTTCACGTAGCCCTGGGTAGCCGGTGGTTGCTCGGCGTTCGGCAACACGCGCCACAGCGCCAGGGCCACCAGCAGGGTCAATCCGGCAGACAGCAGGTACACCGAGCGCCAGCCCGCGAGGTCGGCCATGGTCCCGGCGACAGTGCGTGCCAGGAGGATGCCCAGGACCACGCCGCTGGTGACCACGCCCACCACGCGGCCACGTTGTTCCGGCTGTGCCAGGTTGGCGGCATAGGCCACCAGTACCTGGGTGACGACTGCCAGCAAGCCGATGCACGCCATGCCCAGCAACAGCCAAGTGCCGTTCGGGGCCAAGGCCACGACCAGCAGGGCCAGCACCGACAGCAGCGTCTGGGTGACGATCAGTCGGCGGCGGTTGAGCAGGTCCCCCAGGGGCACCAGCAACAGCAGGCCCAGGCCATAACCCACCTGGGTCAGGGTGATCACGATGCCCACCGTGGCCGCAGGCAAGTCGAAGGTCCGGGCCATGGCATCCAGCAAGGGTTGGGCATAGTAGACGTTGCCCACTGCCAGGCCGCAGGCCATGGCGAACAGCAGCACGACCTTGGTCGAGAGAATCAAGGGGATGGCGTGGTCGGGATCGCGGGACATGACGGGCTCCGTAAGTGGTTTCTTTATAAAACCAGTTGTACGGTAGTGAGCATGGTTTTATATTGCAACTACTTTCACACGGTCGATCGGAGCCTTCCTGCCATGGTCAAACGAACCCGCCTGCAAGACGCCGAATGTCCGGTCGCGCGTTCACTCGATGCGATTGGCGACTGGTGGTCGTTGCTGATCGTGCGTGATGCCTTCGATGGCATCCGCCGCTTTGGCGAATTCCAGCGCAATCTGGGGATGGCCAAGAACATGCTGGCCGCGCGTCTGAAGACCCTGGTGGAGCACGGGGTGCTGGAGGTGGTGCCGGCTTCCGATGGCAGCGCCTACCAGGAGTACGTGCTGACGGACAAGGGCAAGGGCCTGTTCCCGCTGATCATCGGCTTGCGCCAGTGGGGCGAGGCATTTTTCTACGAAGAAGGGGAGGCGCATTCGCGCCTGGTGGACCGCCAGACCCGGCAACCGTTGCAGGCGCTGGAACTGCGTTCCGCCGATGGCCGCCTGCTGGGGCCGGACGATTGCCTGCGGATACCGGTGGCGTGAGGCACAGACGACTGCGCGAAGGGTTCGCGCAGTCGCCGCCAGGGCTCAGCGCAGGCTGTCCGCCAGGTGGGCCACGGTGCTCAGGACATCCTTGCCCAGCTGCATGGAGCGCTTGCCGGACCAGCCGGTGAGCGGGTTGGGCGCGTCATCATGGTCCTTGAACGGCATTTCCAGGGTCAGCGCCAGGCAGTCGTACTTTTCCCCGACGGCATTGCAGGCCAGGGCCATGTTGGCCTGGCCGGGATTATCGCGGGCGTAGCCGTGGGTGGTCTGGAAGTCCCGGGTCTTGTGCTTCAGGTGGCTGCGGAACGCTTCCTCGAGGTCGGCCAGGCGTGGGCTGTAACCCGGGTTGCCCTCGCAGCCGGCGGTGAACACATGGGGGATTTCCTCGTCGCCATGGACATCGAGGAACAGGTCGACCCCGTACTGCTCCATCTGTTGCTGGACGAACAGCACTTCCGGGCTGAGTTCCTGGCTGGCGTTCTGCCAAGCGCGGTTGAGGTCCTGGCCCCTGGCGTTGGTACGCAGGTGGCCATGGAGTGCGCCGTCCGGGTTCATGTTCGGCACCAGGTACAGGTCGGCCTTGGCCAGCAGGGCGTTGAGCTCGGCGTCGTCATGGCGTTGCAGACGCTCGATCACTCCTTCCATGAACCACTCGGCCATGTGTTCGCCAGGGTGCTGCTGGGCGATGATCCAGACCTTGCGCTGGCCGGGTGCGCCGCTGCCCTTGCGCAGCAGTTGGATGTCGCGGCCTTCGACGCTCTTGCCCACGGCCAGCAGGTCAGTCCCAGCCTTGTTCATGGCCTGTTCGATCAGCCAGTCATGGCGGCCGCGGCTGTAGGGCTCGAAGTAGGCGAACCAGGCGTGGGTCTGGGTGGCTTCGAGATTGAAGCGCAGGGCATCGCCTTCGAAAATCGTTGGTATGCGAAACCAGTTCACATGATCGTAGGACGCAACGGCCTGGTAACCGGTCCAGGCCTTGTTGTAGGAGGACTGGCTGGCGTTGGTCAGGCGGAACCAGTGTTCCTGGCCGACATGCAGGCCGCTGGCCTTGAAGTGAAACCACTGGAAGTGCGCACTCTGGGTGTCCGGGCGGATGGCCAGTTGCACTTGCAACGGATTGCTGATGTCCAGTACGTCGATGTTGCCGCTGTCGAAGTCGGCGCTGATTTGAAAAGAAGAGTGATTGCCCACGGTCATGGTCGGTTCCCGAACAGGATTGTTGTGACCGTTACTCTACACATCGGAGGGGGTAAAAGAAGGGGGGCGTCGTCCTTGACGCTGAGGAAGCTTAGTGTGTATGCGATTGATTCTCAAGCGCTACTTTTGAATTTCGACACGTGTGCGATTGGCAGCAACTTGCAAAAGGGCATTGTTTTGCTATCATCGCCGCCATTATTTTTGCGTCACCCACGTCTTCATTAGCCTGAAGCCAAGCCAGCATGACTGGCAAAAAAAAGACCCGGCGAAAAAGCCGGGTCAAAAACCGTGATTAGCCTGATGAGGAGATAATCCAAAGGTCCGACCTAAGGTCCTTTGGGTCATCGACTGATCTCGCGATCAGTTGCCTGCAATAATAATCATTATCATTTGCAAGTCAAACGTTTTTCCCTGCCTGCTCGAATTTTTTTCATTCACCATTTCCCTGCCCCCGTCCGGGACCGCAGGGCGTCTGCATGTCATGCGGATTCATGTCGCTGGCCTTCCAGGGACTTGTCCACCAGGGCCTTGGCTAGATCGATCATGTGCACCACCGAGAACGCCAGGTCCCGATTGGGCCCGTGCAGGTTGTCGGCTGCATCGTAGGCAGTGGCTGCGGCGCAGCGCAGCAGATCGGAGGCGTGGATCATCGCTTCCTCGCTGCTCAGGCTGCTTCTTATCTCGAAGAATTTCTCCTCCTTGCCGATATCGCCGTGGGGCGGTTTCAGGTAATAGTCCATTGCTCGTCGCGCTGCGTGGCTGCCCTTGAGTGAGCTCAATGTGGCCTCTGTATCGAGTTCCGGCACGTCCTTGCTGCTTGTGTTCATGGGTTCTGCCTTGTCTTGAGAAAAGGAAAAGAGGGGGCAGGTACAGGTTAATACGTATTGTAATTGTGACGCCATTTCAAATACTACAACTTGTGTGTTGAGGCGGAAAGTACACAACGTATTGTTCCGCCCATGGATAAATGGATCGAGTTGGTCAAGGCCAACATGAAAGGCCGCAAGGTCACGCAGGAAAAGCTCGCCGAGCGCCTGGGCATGTCCCAAGGCGGCATCGGTCATTGGCTGAGCAAGCGGCGCCAGCCCAAGATCGAAGACATGAACCGGGTGCTGGAAGAGATCGGCATGGGTTTTCTCGAAGTGGTGCTGGTGGTCCGCGAGAAACCGCAGCTCGGCGATGATGGCGAACCGCTGGAGCAGGAACCTTCGCTGGTGGATCGCTACAATCCGTACTTCCGTTATCCGGTCAGCGACTGGCGCACTGCCGGTGAGCTTCGTGAAGACGGAATGCCGGGCTATGTGCCGGAGCGCTACGAACTGTCCGATTACCAGGCTCAGGGCCCGGCGTTCTGGTTGAGGGTGGTGGGGGATGCGATGATCGCGCCCAGTGGCATGAGCATCAGCCAGGGGATGTTGATCCTGGTAGACCCGGCCATTGCGGTCGAGCCCGGTAAACTGGTGGTCGTGCAGTGTCCCGGCAGCAGCGAGGCGATCTTTCGCAAGTTGGTGCAGGAGGGCGGCCAGCGTTACCTCGTGCCTTTGAATCCCACTTATCCGAAGATGCTCTATGTCGACGATTGCCGGGTCATTGGCGTCGTCGTGCAAGCGACCGCGAAGTTCTGAGATCCCAATAATCTGAAAAGCCCCTTCCTGCCAGCAGGAAGGGGCTTTTTCATGTCGGTATTACTCCAGCTCCACCAGCGCGCTGCCTTCGCTGACCATCTCGCCTTCCTGGCAATACAGCGCCTTGACGACCCCGGCCTGGGGTGCACGGATACTGTGTTCCATCTTCATGGCTTCGAGCACCACCAGTTGCGCACCGGCTTCGACACTCTGGCCGACGTCCACCATAACCCTGACGATGCTGCCGTTCATGGGGGCGCTAAGGCCACCGTGCTGGCTGTGGCTGGCATCGACTGCAGCAATCGGGTCGTAGGCGGTGACGCTGTGCATCTCGCCCTGCCAGTGCAGGTACAGGGTTTCGCCACGGCGGATGGCCCGGTGCTGGCGGTGCACGCCTTGGCGCTCCACCAGCAGGTTTTCATCCTGCAACCGGTAGTCGGCACCAGGGGCGCCCAGGCTGATGGCTCGCTCCTGGCCGTCGACGCTCAGGTGCAGGGCGATCTGCGCTGGCAAGCCGCTGCGCCAGCCATCGACCGCCGCCCAGGGCGAATACGGATCGTCCTGGCGCTCGCGCCGTGCCTGGCTTTGGCTGTAGGCCTGGGCCGCCGCCTGCCAGAAGTCCTCGTCCAGTTCGCGGGCTGCCGGCAGTAGTTGTTCCTGGTAGCGCGGAATGAAGCCGGTATCCAGTTGTGCATCGGCGAAGGCCGGATGGGCGATGATGCGCCGCAGGAAGGCCAGGTTGGTCTTCAGGCCGCCGATGGCGAACTCGTCGAGCATGCTCAGCAGGCGCAGGCGGGCCTGTTCGCGGTCCTCGCCCCAGGCGATCAGCTTGCCCAGCATCGGGTCGTAGAACGGCGACACGCTGTCGCCTTCCTCGACGCCGCTGTCCACTCGCCGGCCAGGGCCGCTGGCCGATTCGCGGTACAGCTCCAGGCGGCCGGTGGCCGGCAGGAAGTCGTTGCCCGGGTCTTCGGCGTACAGGCGCACTTCGATGGCATGTCCCAGCAGCGGCACCTGATCCTGAGTCATGGGCAGGGTTTCGCCGCGGGCCACGCGGATCTGCCAGGCCACCAGGTCCAGGCCAGTGATGGCCTCGGTGACCGGGTGTTCCACTTGCAGGCGGGTGTTCATTTCCATGAAGAAGAACTCGCCGCGGGCGTCGAGCAGGAACTCCACGGTACCGGCGCCGACATAGCCGATGGCCTGGGCGGCGCGCACGGCGGCCTCGCCCATGGCCTTGCGCAATTCGGCGCTCAGGCCTGGGGCCGGGGCTTCTTCCACCACTTTCTGGTGGCGACGCTGGATCGAGCAGTCACGCTCGTTGAGGTACAGGCAGTTGCCGTGCTGGTCGGCAAAGACCTGGATCTCCACGTGCCGTGGCTTGAGCAGGTATTTTTCCACCAGCATCCGCGAATCGCCGAACGACGACTGTGCTTCACGCTGGGCCGAGGCCAGGGCTTCGGCCAGCTGGCTGACGTCCTCCACCACCTTCATGCCCTTGCCGCCGCCACCGGCAGTGGCCTTGAGCAGCACCGGGTAGCCGATGCGCTCGGCGGCGCTGCGGAAGGTCTCCAGGTCCTGGGCTTCGCCGTGGTAACCCGGCACCAGCGGCACGCCGGCGGTCTCCATCAGGGCCTTGGCCGCCGACTTGCTGCCCATGGCATCGATGGCCGAGGCGGGGGGGCCAAGGAAGATCAGCCCGGCGGCTTCGATCGCGCGGGCAAACCCGGCATTCTCGGAAAGAAATCCATAACCGGGGTGGATGGCCTGGGCGCCGCTGGCCTTGGCGGCGGCGATCAGTTTATCGATCTGCAGGTAGCTTTCGCTGGCCTTGCTGCCGCCCAGGTCAACCCGGATATCCGCCTCGCGGCTGTGCCGGGCATCGCGGTCGGTGGCACTGTGCACGGCGACGGTGGTCAGGCCCAGGGCCTTGGCGGTGCGCATCACGCGGCAGGCGATCTCGCCGCGGTTGGCCACCAGCAGGGTATCTAGAACAGGGGCGTTCATCAGCGGGACTCCTTGGTCGAGGTCTCGGTCTGCCAGCTGGGTGGGCGTTTCTCCAGGAACGCCCGCAGACCTTCCTGGCCTTCGGGGCTGACCCGGATCCGTGCAATTGCGTTTTCGCAGTAGCGACGCAGGGCCGTGGTCAGGGCGCCGTTGCCCACTTCACGCAGCAGCTCCTTGCTGGCGCGCATGGCCTGGGGGCTGTTGAGCAGCAGGTTGTCGATCCAGCGCGAGACCTGTTGCTCCAGTTCCGCTGCGGGATAACTCTCGGCCAGCAGGCCGATGTCCCGCGCACGCGGGCCATCGAAGCGCTCGGCGGTGAGGGCGTAGCGCCGGGCCGCACGTTCGCCGATGGCCTGGACCACGAACGGGCTGATCACGGCCGGCGCCAGGCCGATGCGCACTTCCGACAAACAGAATTGTGCGTCGTCGCTGGCGATGGCCATGTCACAGCAGCCGATCAGGCCCAGGGCGCCGCCAAAGGCTGCGCCTTGCACCACGGCCAGGGTCGGGATCTTCAGCTTGGCCAGGTTGTACATCAGCTCCGCCAGTTCCCGGGCGTCGTCGAGGTTGGTGTTGTAGTCCAGTTCAGCCGATTGCTGCATCCAGGCCAGGTCGGCACCGGCGCTGAAATGCCGGCCACGACCGCGCAGCAACAGAAAGCGCAGGCCAGGGTCGCCTTGTACCTGATCCAGGGCCAGGATCAGTTCACGGATCATCTCGGCGTTGAAGGCGTTGTTCTTTTCTTCACGGCTGAGCCACAAGGTGGCGAAGCCACGAGGATCGCGCAGCAGTTCCAGGGTATTGAAGTCGTTCATGATCTTCTCGCGCAGGATTACATGCGGAACACGCCGAAACGGCTCTGTTCGATAGGGGCGTTGAGGGACACGGACAACGCCAGGGCCAGCACTTCGCGGGTTTGCGCCGGGTCGATGACGCCGTCGTCCCACAGCCGTGCGCTGGAGTAGTAGGGGTGCCCCTGGTGCTCGTACTGATCGAGGATCGGTTGCTTGATCTGTGCTTCCTGGGCGGCGTCGAAGCCTTGCCCACTGCGCTCGGCCTGCTCGCGCTTGACCTGTACCAGCACGCCGGCAGCCTGCTCGGCGCCCATCACGCCGATCCGCGCATTGGGCCACATCCACAGGAAGCGTGGGTCGTAGGCGCGTCCGCACATGCCGTAGTTCCCGGCCCCGAAGCTGCCACCGATGATCACGGTGAATTTCGGCACCTGGGCGCAGGCCACTGCGGTCACCAGCTTGGCGCCGTGCTTGGCGATGCCGCCGGCCTCGTACTTCTGGCCGACCATGAACCCCGTGATGTTCTGCAGGAACAACAGCGGGATGCCACGTTGGCAGGCCAGCTCGATGAAGTGCGCGCCTTTTTGCGCCGCTTCGGCGAAGAGGATGCCGTTGTTGGCCAGGATCGCCACCGGGTAGCCATGCAGGTGGGCAAAACCGCACACCAGCGTGGTGCCGAACAGCGCCTTGAATTCATCGAACAGCGAACCGTCCACCAGGCGGGCGATGACTTCGCGTACATCGAACGGCTGCTTGGGGTCGGCCGGTACCACACCGTAGAGTTCGTCGCGGGCATACAGCGGGGCGATCGGCGTGCGTTGCTGCAACTGGCCCTGCTTGTGCCAGTTGAGGTTGGCCACGCTGCGTCGAGCCAGGGCCAGGGCATGCTCGTCGCTTTCGGCGTAGTGGTCGGCGACCCCGGAGACCTTGCAGTGCACGTCGGCGCCGCCCAGGTCCTCGGCGCTCACCACCTCACCGGTAGCGGCTTTCACCAGGGGAGGGCCGGCGAGGAAGATGGTGGCTTGTTCGCGGACCATGATCG
Coding sequences:
- a CDS encoding acetyl/propionyl/methylcrotonyl-CoA carboxylase subunit alpha, producing the protein MNAPVLDTLLVANRGEIACRVMRTAKALGLTTVAVHSATDRDARHSREADIRVDLGGSKASESYLQIDKLIAAAKASGAQAIHPGYGFLSENAGFARAIEAAGLIFLGPPASAIDAMGSKSAAKALMETAGVPLVPGYHGEAQDLETFRSAAERIGYPVLLKATAGGGGKGMKVVEDVSQLAEALASAQREAQSSFGDSRMLVEKYLLKPRHVEIQVFADQHGNCLYLNERDCSIQRRHQKVVEEAPAPGLSAELRKAMGEAAVRAAQAIGYVGAGTVEFLLDARGEFFFMEMNTRLQVEHPVTEAITGLDLVAWQIRVARGETLPMTQDQVPLLGHAIEVRLYAEDPGNDFLPATGRLELYRESASGPGRRVDSGVEEGDSVSPFYDPMLGKLIAWGEDREQARLRLLSMLDEFAIGGLKTNLAFLRRIIAHPAFADAQLDTGFIPRYQEQLLPAARELDEDFWQAAAQAYSQSQARRERQDDPYSPWAAVDGWRSGLPAQIALHLSVDGQERAISLGAPGADYRLQDENLLVERQGVHRQHRAIRRGETLYLHWQGEMHSVTAYDPIAAVDASHSQHGGLSAPMNGSIVRVMVDVGQSVEAGAQLVVLEAMKMEHSIRAPQAGVVKALYCQEGEMVSEGSALVELE
- a CDS encoding gamma-carboxygeranoyl-CoA hydratase encodes the protein MNDFNTLELLRDPRGFATLWLSREEKNNAFNAEMIRELILALDQVQGDPGLRFLLLRGRGRHFSAGADLAWMQQSAELDYNTNLDDARELAELMYNLAKLKIPTLAVVQGAAFGGALGLIGCCDMAIASDDAQFCLSEVRIGLAPAVISPFVVQAIGERAARRYALTAERFDGPRARDIGLLAESYPAAELEQQVSRWIDNLLLNSPQAMRASKELLREVGNGALTTALRRYCENAIARIRVSPEGQEGLRAFLEKRPPSWQTETSTKESR
- a CDS encoding carboxyl transferase domain-containing protein gives rise to the protein MILKSQLNPRSPEFVENTAAMAAQVDALHTLLAQVQQGGGAKAQERHTSRGKLLPRERINRLLDVGSPFLEISALAAHEVYGEDVPAAGVIAGIGRVEGVECMIVANDATVKGGSYYPLTVKKHLRAQTIALQNRLPCIYLVDSGGANLPRQDEVFPDREHFGRIFFNQANMSAQGIPQIAVVMGSCTAGGAYVPAMADEAIMVREQATIFLAGPPLVKAATGEVVSAEDLGGADVHCKVSGVADHYAESDEHALALARRSVANLNWHKQGQLQQRTPIAPLYARDELYGVVPADPKQPFDVREVIARLVDGSLFDEFKALFGTTLVCGFAHLHGYPVAILANNGILFAEAAQKGAHFIELACQRGIPLLFLQNITGFMVGQKYEAGGIAKHGAKLVTAVACAQVPKFTVIIGGSFGAGNYGMCGRAYDPRFLWMWPNARIGVMGAEQAAGVLVQVKREQAERSGQGFDAAQEAQIKQPILDQYEHQGHPYYSSARLWDDGVIDPAQTREVLALALSVSLNAPIEQSRFGVFRM